The Hyla sarda isolate aHylSar1 chromosome 3, aHylSar1.hap1, whole genome shotgun sequence genome contains the following window.
cgcTGCAACTCGCACattgtttcagtgtgtctgctcgtagcggcgtattgccacaccgagcaggcacatgtaaagccagcatatagGGGTCCTTCattggcggatctgcagcgtaaaatgcctctcagaggccatcgcatgttgaaggcagcatcaacatacgatgcttttgtatgtcggggccatcgcataaacggctatccggcagcgcagactgcttcagctgccaccggatagccgtttacggtgccccctgtggtccgctgacgatcacttacctgtcctcggggctccggcgcgtcctcttcgggatcccctgcatcgtcggcgctctccatcgacgtcatcacgtcgccacgcacgccgccccatcatccaataagagcggcgtgcgtagtgacgtgatggcggcgaaggaGCACGCgtgtgccggggaagcagaggccttaccgaagcgtcggggacacctcagggtcgcggcgacagcaatggacgccgacatcccgggcagcggtgatggtccggagcggcggggacaggtgagtacaacttcctataccagtggtcttcaacctgcagacctccagatgttgcaaaactacaacacccagcatgcccggacagccgttggctgtccgggcatgctgggtgttgtagttttgcaacatctggaggtccgcaggttgtagaccactgtcctatactttacattgcacggatccctcaacatacgatggtttcaacaaacgatggtccgtttggaacggattaccattgtatgttgagggaccactgtataggttaaaaaaaaaacaccatatttCTTTCCCCCATTtattcaatagaaatccttgagtcacatagtgaaaaaaaaacttgagAATTGTAATTAGAAAAGTTCCGGGGATAAAATTTACATATAAAATGCCTTTACTaatgcacactttttttttttgttttgttttcttttgtaaAAGGGAAAAAGTCACCTAGTATTTCTAAAATGTGTTTCCTTTACTGCGTTTACAGGGCTTAAGACCATTCACATACCCAGAGGCTCCTGCACCCATTTTTGCCACTCCAACAAAACTTCCAAGTGAAGCGGGTTCTGAGTACCTCAGTAAAAACAGAGTCCCCGAGCTACAGAAATTGTTCCAGGTAAGTTCTCGGAAACAATTCTAGCTTAGATTAGCTTGAATGTTGCATGTTACAAATACCGCGCCACTTAAGCTGTTACCGGTTATGAAAATCTTTTGTATTTAGTTGAACATCCCTCAAATGTCCCAGTGCAGTTTCCCAGTGTCATATTCCAAAAATTTTAATGGCCGGTTGGTAATAGAAAGGGACATCCTTGCCTGAAATGGCCAGCTTCTATACTTTCCCCTTGCCATACTTTTGTTTGCTTTATAACTCAAGGGGTTACCCCTGCAGCCACCCTTCCCCTGCTTGAAAAATGTGGTATGATGGGCCCTAAAATGAAAGTAGACCTCCTGAAAGTGTATGGAAACACAATGCAAGAGTCCCTTCTTTCTCcagcaaaataaaaattatacattttataaaGCAACAATGACGTCCTCATTTATGTGTAAAAGTCCTGGCTAAACTCTAGATCAGGGGTCTTAAActggtggccctctagatgttgcaaaacttcaactcccagcatgcccggacagccaacggctagtAAAGGGTATTCAACTAGAGTAAAGCCAACAGAAGTTGTACtaaaagtcccatatacttgcatgggactccaGACACAAATACACAAAGGAGTGGGTTggggtttatttaaaggggtactccggtggaaaacttttatttttttttattaaatcaactggtgccagaaagttacagatttgtaaattacttctattaaaaaaaaaatcttaatccttccattacttattagttgctgaatactacagaggaaattattttctttttggaacacagagctctctgctgacatcacgagcacagtgctctctgctgacatctctgtccattttaagaactgtccagagtaggagaaaatcccatagaaaacatatgctgctctggacagttcctaaaatggacagaaatgtcagcaaagaatttcctctgtagtattcagcagctaataagtactggaaggatttaagattttttttaatcaaagcaatttacaaatatgtaactttctggcaccagttaaaaaaaaaaaaaaaaaaaaaaaaaaaaaataataataataataatttccaccagagtattcctttaactCTACTATATTTGTAGTTGACAGAAGTAAAGTGTaccaagtttttcacaaaatatctccagccatttggaagttatgctgtaagATAAAAACGCAgtctagggggaggggtagtctAGGAATTTGTGTTTCTTTGtaatgacttttttttctttttctcccccCTATTTAAGAAGCCAGATGGGATACCCGTCCACCTAAAGCGAGGATATTCGGATAAACTCCTCTACCGAACCACTATGGCACTAACAGTCGGAGGGGCCATCTATTGTCTCGTAGCCATCTACATTGCATCACAACCGAAAAAGAACTAACCAAAATGATTAAGGCAGACGTCACTGGTTCTGTCCATAGATCACGTTTTATTGCTTATTTTATGTATGATT
Protein-coding sequences here:
- the LOC130362969 gene encoding cytochrome c oxidase subunit 7A-related protein, mitochondrial isoform X2, whose protein sequence is MPSVENASQGLRPFTYPEAPAPIFATPTKLPSEAGSEYLSKNRVPELQKLFQKPDGIPVHLKRGYSDKLLYRTTMALTVGGAIYCLVAIYIASQPKKN
- the LOC130362969 gene encoding cytochrome c oxidase subunit 7A-related protein, mitochondrial isoform X1 codes for the protein MYYKFNGFTQKLVGAAPAEAYSPQGLRPFTYPEAPAPIFATPTKLPSEAGSEYLSKNRVPELQKLFQKPDGIPVHLKRGYSDKLLYRTTMALTVGGAIYCLVAIYIASQPKKN